One genomic region from Myxocyprinus asiaticus isolate MX2 ecotype Aquarium Trade chromosome 27, UBuf_Myxa_2, whole genome shotgun sequence encodes:
- the LOC127418273 gene encoding CD40 ligand-like isoform X1: protein MSLLLSTYLLFTMINTFHTSYNPPPVPPRAGYSRPQPPGNTPLVKFLSVMLLLLMMLTFGGFLYLFQKLNVQQQQLQGNYNEDLTILQRLQDCEDGNVGEDAMTDCNKLMDKYQAVIARISEATEKVAGLTGMPSFKRPAAHMILQNEHTAQSPDGSSSNKLKWDQDHSFLQDVWLSSSRDMLTIQYPGIYLIYSQVTFSKQSDSALTQAIKSKEPQGRRNEDKEMLRSFCNLNPNKSHLCTASLSGVFQLKKDQQLYVTVTNISLVNRDSCSFGLFKLQ, encoded by the exons ATGTCTCTTCTCTTATCAACTTATCTTCTCTTCACCATGATAAACACCTTTCACACAAGCTACAATCCCCCACCGGTGCCTCCACGGGCAGGATACAGCAGACCCCAGCCACCAGGCAACACACCATTAGTCAAGTTTTTGTCTGTGATGCTACTGCTTTTAATGATGCTTACTTTTGGAGGATTCCTCTACCTGTTTCAGAAGCTGAACGTG cagcagcagcagctccaGGGCAATTACAATGAAGACTTGACGATCCTACAAAGACTACAGGACTGTGAAGACGGCAATGTGGGAGAGGATGCAATGACAGACTGTAACAAACTGATGGACAAATATCAGGCTGTCATAGCAAGG ATTTCAGAAGCAACTGAAAAag TGGCTGGTTTAACTGGAATGCCATCTTTCAAAAGACCAGCAGCACACATGATTCTACAGAATGAACATACAGCTCAGT CCCCCGATGGAAGTTCATCAAATAAGCTTAAATGGGACCAAGACCACTCATTCCTGCAGGATGTATGGCTCAGCAGTTCAAGGGACATGTTGACCATTCAATACCCCGGAATCTATTTAATCTATTCTCAAGTCACCTTCTCCAAACAATCTGACAGTGCATTAACGCAAGCTATAAAGAGCAAAGAACCTCAGGGAAGAAGGAACGAAGACAAGGAGATGCTCAGGTCTTTTTGCAACTTAAACCCAAATAAATCACATTTGTGTACTGCCTCACTTTCAGGGGTGTTCCAGCTAAAGAAAGACCAGCAGCTCTATGTTACAGTAACAAACATATCCTTGGTGAATAGAGACTCCTGCAGCTTTGGATTATTCAAATTACAGTAA
- the LOC127418273 gene encoding CD40 ligand-like isoform X2, giving the protein MSLLLSTYLLFTMINTFHTSYNPPPVPPRAGYSRPQPPGNTPLVKFLSVMLLLLMMLTFGGFLYLFQKLNVQQQLQGNYNEDLTILQRLQDCEDGNVGEDAMTDCNKLMDKYQAVIARISEATEKVAGLTGMPSFKRPAAHMILQNEHTAQSPDGSSSNKLKWDQDHSFLQDVWLSSSRDMLTIQYPGIYLIYSQVTFSKQSDSALTQAIKSKEPQGRRNEDKEMLRSFCNLNPNKSHLCTASLSGVFQLKKDQQLYVTVTNISLVNRDSCSFGLFKLQ; this is encoded by the exons ATGTCTCTTCTCTTATCAACTTATCTTCTCTTCACCATGATAAACACCTTTCACACAAGCTACAATCCCCCACCGGTGCCTCCACGGGCAGGATACAGCAGACCCCAGCCACCAGGCAACACACCATTAGTCAAGTTTTTGTCTGTGATGCTACTGCTTTTAATGATGCTTACTTTTGGAGGATTCCTCTACCTGTTTCAGAAGCTGAACGTG cagcagcagctccaGGGCAATTACAATGAAGACTTGACGATCCTACAAAGACTACAGGACTGTGAAGACGGCAATGTGGGAGAGGATGCAATGACAGACTGTAACAAACTGATGGACAAATATCAGGCTGTCATAGCAAGG ATTTCAGAAGCAACTGAAAAag TGGCTGGTTTAACTGGAATGCCATCTTTCAAAAGACCAGCAGCACACATGATTCTACAGAATGAACATACAGCTCAGT CCCCCGATGGAAGTTCATCAAATAAGCTTAAATGGGACCAAGACCACTCATTCCTGCAGGATGTATGGCTCAGCAGTTCAAGGGACATGTTGACCATTCAATACCCCGGAATCTATTTAATCTATTCTCAAGTCACCTTCTCCAAACAATCTGACAGTGCATTAACGCAAGCTATAAAGAGCAAAGAACCTCAGGGAAGAAGGAACGAAGACAAGGAGATGCTCAGGTCTTTTTGCAACTTAAACCCAAATAAATCACATTTGTGTACTGCCTCACTTTCAGGGGTGTTCCAGCTAAAGAAAGACCAGCAGCTCTATGTTACAGTAACAAACATATCCTTGGTGAATAGAGACTCCTGCAGCTTTGGATTATTCAAATTACAGTAA